The Nitrospirota bacterium sequence TGGTCGTAGACTTGACACGGTGGCGCTCAAGGGATGTTATATGCAATGTGTTCATACATATTCGACTAATTGTTTGTGCAACCTAACCATAGCTAGTGTATCTTGTTTGCAATACTCTAAAAGACCCCTTTTTGTAGATTCAATTTCTCTTGCCTCATTATATTTACCAAGTGCCAAATAAGCGAAAGCTGCCATAGCCGAATCACCATCTGCGATTTCCAAGTCATCATATGACATATCTGGGACTAACACAGGAAGTGTATTCTTTATTGACGTACCTCCATGAAACCCTGGGTGATAATAATTCTTTCTAATGATTGCTTCAAGATCTATCATCCAATCTATCAAGGAATTTAGCTTCTGCAAAAGGTCAGCGTATAATTTCCCTAGGCTGTTAATAACAGCCTTTTCAAAATTCGAGTAAATAATGATACTACCTTCTCCTTTGAGATCACTGATTAATTTCTCGGTAAGTTCTCTTCTGCAATCCTTGTTTGGATCAGCTAAATACTCTTTATGGTCGATGATATGACCAGGTTTAGAACACTTATGTATAGAGTATTGTGTTGGGATTTGAGTATAAGGCGCAATGTCGCGATATAATGGTATAGCTGTCGTAACAGTTTCAAAATCCAAATAATAGGCAGGCCATCGAATGGATTTTAAAACACTCTTAAGTTCATAGCCAACGAATGGCTTCTTTGTTTGTACACAATCCCTCACTATAACTTGGTTTTCAGTCAATCGGAATCCGTCAGGGATATCCTCAATACAAGCAATACCCCGTTCTGTTAATTCATCGAATTTAGATTGGGTTAATCGTGGAATGTTAAAGATATGGTTTTCAATATCTTTCCCTATACATTCCTTGAAAATCTCGCATTTGCGGCATTCAAATAGAAGTTGGGGCTCTGGCTTTATCTGTGCTCTAGTTATTTCCTCGATTTGCTGCCAAAAAGGTTTGAATTCCTCAACTTGGATCAGAACTTCCCCCGTATGATCTATTTCCACGAAAAGTTTTTTGTTTTCCATTCCTAACCGAAAATCTTTGGATACCAATAGTAGCGAGACATTAGAGATATTAAAACCGCAGCGGTCAATAACCATAGACGTATACGCCATGTCATCTATAAATTCCTCTTTATCATTCACACTGGATTTTACTTCGATAAGCCACCAACTCTTACCTTTTCTCTTTAATATATCTGCTCTAGCCACAAAACCATCGATAAGGAAAGTGCCTTCAAAGATTGTCGAAACATTTGGATCATTCATCATACTTTTCGTCTTCTTTGAAGCAGACATTATATCCATATCATGTATTAATAAGCCATCAGGATAGAGTTCTCTTGCTCTCCTTCCAATCTCAATTCCCTGCTCTATCCGAAATTTCTCGCCCAAGGTTAGTTCTGTCTTAGCGACTCTCCCAGACCTCAACAACCATCCCAATGTAGGGCACGCGAAGGCATTCAAGAAGATTTCCTTTGAAACACTTCGCATGTTCTTTCCTCCTGATTTATTCTACTAGATAACGTCCTGCGTGTTTCTATAAAAGAAACACCTTGTTTCAGCAAATTACCAAGTTCTTTTCTTATTGCCTCTTTCGAATTAATCATGATGTTACCTCATTTGTAATGGCACATAACGTTTATGTTATGAAAAGGCGCCTATTGGTGATATATTCGAGGAAATCTTATCACAGGAGGGTGCTATGTTCAAGTATGAAATTCAAAAGTCAGTTGTCTTTCTTACTTCCCTTTTCTCCCTCAATCCTGTATGATTCCTCTACCCATGCACCGAGGTCTATGAGTTTACATCTTTCAGAACAGAAAGGATGGTAAGGATTATCCCCCCATTCCGTCAATTTATCACATACAGGACATTTGACTTCCATTTGTTACCTACCCTTTTTAGTTATGAAAGGACTATACTTAATGGTATCGCCCATATTCTTTCACCAAGCCTGACGGGCTCGGTTCCATTATATGCAAGAATGGCGGCAACACAATGTGGTGTTGTTGAAAGAAATGTCCTGAGTCCAGAAATATCCCTTTCTTCCCATCTCACTCCTGCCTTTACCTCTATCGCAAGACATCTATTGCCTGCTTCTATTATGAAGTCAACTTCATACCTGCCTTGAACATGCCAGAAGTAAAGCCGTGCATCATTCCATCTGGAATCAATTATCCCAGAGAGATTCTGAGCAACATATGTTTCAAACGTTGTCCCCTTAAGGAGTTCTGACTCAAGGCTTCCAATCCCGGCAAGATAGCAAGCAATGCCAGAATCACTTAAATAAACCTTTGGAGATTTGATAAGCCTGCTTGTCTGATTTTTGAGATATGGACTTAAACGGTATATGATAAAAGATGCCTCAAGAAGAGAAAGATACCTTGAGGTTGTTGCTACATTCAACTTTGCATCTCTACCTATTTGACTTGGGCTTAAAAGTTGACCTGTTCTCAGGGTAGTTAGATGTAAAAGATGTCTGAATGAGATGATGTTTCCAATCTGACTTAATTCTCTTATATCCCTTTCAAGATAGGTCTGCTCAAACCCCTTAAACCAGATATCTCTATTTTTTATTTCTTTTAGACAAACAGATGGCATACCACCTTGCAGGATGTCTTCTGGTTTTATAGGATTTATAGATTTGAACCTTGGAATTTGTTGTGTTTCTAAAAATTTTTGCAAAAATGGTTTTTCTGAAGTATTACCGG is a genomic window containing:
- a CDS encoding DUF2779 domain-containing protein, whose amino-acid sequence is MRSVSKEIFLNAFACPTLGWLLRSGRVAKTELTLGEKFRIEQGIEIGRRARELYPDGLLIHDMDIMSASKKTKSMMNDPNVSTIFEGTFLIDGFVARADILKRKGKSWWLIEVKSSVNDKEEFIDDMAYTSMVIDRCGFNISNVSLLLVSKDFRLGMENKKLFVEIDHTGEVLIQVEEFKPFWQQIEEITRAQIKPEPQLLFECRKCEIFKECIGKDIENHIFNIPRLTQSKFDELTERGIACIEDIPDGFRLTENQVIVRDCVQTKKPFVGYELKSVLKSIRWPAYYLDFETVTTAIPLYRDIAPYTQIPTQYSIHKCSKPGHIIDHKEYLADPNKDCRRELTEKLISDLKGEGSIIIYSNFEKAVINSLGKLYADLLQKLNSLIDWMIDLEAIIRKNYYHPGFHGGTSIKNTLPVLVPDMSYDDLEIADGDSAMAAFAYLALGKYNEAREIESTKRGLLEYCKQDTLAMVRLHKQLVEYV
- a CDS encoding DNA gyrase inhibitor YacG — encoded protein: MEVKCPVCDKLTEWGDNPYHPFCSERCKLIDLGAWVEESYRIEGEKGSKKDN
- a CDS encoding ATP-binding protein, whose translation is MTKYIERDIATTVLGALKEMPVVVITGMRQTGKSTFLQMQSELRNRRYITFDDFAHLEAAKENPEGVVDTATPITIDEAQKCPEILTAIKRIVDRKRVPGRFLLSGSANFAILKGISESLAGRAVYFTLHPFTRREISGNTSEKPFLQKFLETQQIPRFKSINPIKPEDILQGGMPSVCLKEIKNRDIWFKGFEQTYLERDIRELSQIGNIISFRHLLHLTTLRTGQLLSPSQIGRDAKLNVATTSRYLSLLEASFIIYRLSPYLKNQTSRLIKSPKVYLSDSGIACYLAGIGSLESELLKGTTFETYVAQNLSGIIDSRWNDARLYFWHVQGRYEVDFIIEAGNRCLAIEVKAGVRWEERDISGLRTFLSTTPHCVAAILAYNGTEPVRLGERIWAIPLSIVLS